The genomic region GCCGGAGAGACGTAGCTTCGCGGCGGGGGAGGTGCTGGCGGGTGCCGCGGGCGCGGCCGACGCGGCGGTGGAGCCGGCCCCCGGGATGGTGAGGCGGTTGCCGGGGAATATCGTGCTCGTCGCCTGGAGGCCATTGGCCTGGAGCACCGCCGATGTGGAGACGCCGTGCTTGCCGGCGATGCCGGTGACGGTGTCGCCCGCGACTACCGTGTAGCTCGCGCCGGACCCCGTGGACGCCGCGGTGGGTGCTGAGGTCGACGCACCGGATCCGCCGAGGGTGAGCGTCTGGCCGGGGAAGATCGTCGTCTTCCAGCCGAGGCCGTTCTGCGCGAGCACGGATGCGGTGGAGAGGCCGTATCGACCGGCGATGCTGGAGACGGAGTCGCCCTGCTCGACCACGTACGTGGAGGGAGCTGCCACGGTGGGGGCCGCTGCCGGGGTTGCCGTCGGAGCCGCGACGCGCGGGAGCTTGGTCTGCGTGGGACCGGACTTGGCCTTCGGGATGCGCTTGACGGGGGCCGCCTCCGCGGGCGTCGCCATGCCGAGGCTCACCGCGAGGGAGCCGACGAGCACGATGGGCATGGTCGCGAGGAGCGCCTTGGAGCGGCGGTTCGCCGAGCGTCCTGTGGCGGTGTCCGAGTACCGGTGGGGGTCGCGAGGGGAGGTGGGTTCGGTCATGGGCATGCTGGTCTACTCCGGCCGTCGTGCTCGATTCCCTGATGCAGGAGTTCCACGTTAACACGCAGGGAGAGAAAAGGGTACATAAGGGACGGATGTGACTGGAGTGAACAGTGACACGCGCCTTCGGCGGATAGGCAGGCGTTCCGGGCGTCGAAGCGCCTCGGCGTCCGGGTGCACGGTCCCGGGGACGGCGCAGGACGTGCCAGCATGTGAGGCGTGAACGAGCCCTATGCCGACCGCGAGTGGTCGACCGTCCCCGATCTCGTCGACCTCCTCGGTCTGACGGTCAGCCGCGTGCGCCGGCTCATCGAGGACAGGCGCCTGCTCGCGGTCCGCCTCGACGGCGTGCTCAAGGTGCCCAACGTGTTCCTGCGGGACGGCGAGCCGCTGTCCGAGCTGCGGGGCACGATCATCGTGCTCGGCGACAACGGATTCACCGACGAGGAGGCCATGCACTGGCTCCTCACGGAGGAGCCGAGCCTCGGTGCCGCCCCCATCGACGCCCTGCTGGCGGGCCGCAAGGCCGAGGTGCGTCGGGTCGCGCAGGCCAGCGCCTGAACCTCGCTCGAGCGGCCGCCGGCTGATCGGCCGGGTCTGACCCGCGGTCCGATCAGGTGACGCGGCGCGTGACCGTGTCGACGAGCAGCTCGAGCTGGTTCCTCGCCCGGGCTCCGATCGGG from Clavibacter michiganensis subsp. insidiosus harbors:
- a CDS encoding LysM peptidoglycan-binding domain-containing protein translates to MPMTEPTSPRDPHRYSDTATGRSANRRSKALLATMPIVLVGSLAVSLGMATPAEAAPVKRIPKAKSGPTQTKLPRVAAPTATPAAAPTVAAPSTYVVEQGDSVSSIAGRYGLSTASVLAQNGLGWKTTIFPGQTLTLGGSGASTSAPTAASTGSGASYTVVAGDTVTGIAGKHGVSTSAVLQANGLQATSTIFPGNRLTIPGAGSTAASAAPAAPASTSPAAKLRLSGTYTIETGDTLHSIATKSGVTVQDLLNANGLNWSSIIYAGSKLTIPHASASVVQVASLDGTTIMTDEMRRNARVIVQVGRSAGVSDYGLVIALATAAQESTLRNLDWGDRDSIGLFQQRPSQGWGQPAQLNDPVYAARAFFGGSVNPNPGATRGLLDIAGWKSMTVTQAAQAVQYSAYPDAYAKWETSAWTWLDEIG
- a CDS encoding Rv2175c family DNA-binding protein — its product is MNEPYADREWSTVPDLVDLLGLTVSRVRRLIEDRRLLAVRLDGVLKVPNVFLRDGEPLSELRGTIIVLGDNGFTDEEAMHWLLTEEPSLGAAPIDALLAGRKAEVRRVAQASA